Genomic DNA from Limanda limanda chromosome 8, fLimLim1.1, whole genome shotgun sequence:
CCCTGACATTACACATTAAGGAATTAAAGCCTGTTTTTCATAGTCCATTGATTGTGTCACTAGTCCAAATACTAATGGAGCCACCTGTAGTCCAGACATGCACAATAAGGGCATCAAGATAACATCAATATAAAAGTGCtaatatgtattttaattttatgaGGTTTTGTTGACACCATAACGGAGACCATTTTTGAAGTGGCAGCAAATGTGATTAAGAAGATGTTGTGACTTGTCTTGGACTCAAAGGCTAAAGTACGGGACTTGGCCCTCTCCTGACTGGGACTTGAGTCATGAACCTGTAGACTGTACCGATGTGTGAAACTCTAATGGATTGAACACCACAGAAGAAATTACCTTATTTGGTGGTGGTTGGATAGTCATTCCAAAATCTCCCATAGGTGTTCAGTTCTGTTAATATGTGGAGACTGTAGCCACAGCAATTGACTCCAACGATTATCATACTCGACAACCATGGCCCATCATCACCTGCATGGTATCATATTTATTCTATGTATTCAGGTCTTTCCTTTCATTTGTCACTCCTATATTTTACAAAATCCTTTCCACAGAGGAGATGTAGTGAGTGGAATGAGGAATCATGGTAATGAACAATTTCATAATTGTATTAAATTGCTCCAGCGTCATGTAGAACTTTTCGTAATTACTTATCTGATTAACATGAAGTGATGTGTGACTGCATGACTGTGTTTGTCCAGAGATGTGGTATGGAGTGTTTCTGTGGGCAGCGGTTTCTTCCCTGGTCTTCCACCTGcctgcagctctcctctcccttGCCACGCTGCGCCAGCACAAGATGGCCCGATTCATGCCCATTGCCATCCTCCTCATGGGCATCGTGGGACCAGTGTGTGGGGGAGTCCTCACCAGTAAGTTATGGGGAGGTGCACTATTAGTTAACTaagttattaaatatttttactcTTGCTAGTAGGTACAAGAAGTTCTAATTAGTTAAACAAATTGATTAGAGTGGCGTTGTAACTGTTGAACCTAAAACGTTAGGCAGCTTCCAGCCACCTGCCGGAGCTGCATCCCTCTCTTTATGCCTTAAAGCCCGAAatttgtaaagcagccaggTCGAATGCGGGAGAGATAAAATCTAGGAAAACTGGCACAGTTTGACAGTATTTTGATGtagaaaatttaaataatgaCTTTAATCTGTGTCAGAAAAAACTGGAATAAAACCACTCCACCGGAGCCCCGCATACATCACATTCATGTCAAGGAAGGATCTGCATTTCATCAGATTTATGTCATAACAAGTACCAGTCCAGTTAAACGTGGCCAGATCCAGCCAAATCTATGCCATCATACATCAACTACCTGTTATTTTGTAATAGGAAGTGTTTGGAAAAGAatgatcatatttattattattattctatatatatatataatatgtttattatttaagttCCATTTTTCTAGAGTTCCATGGCTTAAAATCGGAAAACAGGTCAAACTATGCAGTTAATTTATACTTATATaatgttttgtcatatttttaaGGTGCAGCCATCGCAGGCGTTTACAAGGCGGCAGGGAAGAGGATGATCTCTTTGGAGGCTCTTGTTTTTGGGGTCGGACAGTCGTTTTGTGTCCTCATCATTTCCTTCCTCAGGGTTCTCGCCACCCTTTAGCAGAGCTGAGGCTTGTCTGGGTGGACCTGATGCTGCTGGATCACTCTCACACCAGCTGCAACCAAATTTCACACGGTACATTACTGCATCCCGGCAAATCCTGGGCCACATGTGAACCAACCAGATGTGGgttgtgatgtcacttcctgctgaTGGAGCAGGAACAGAACAGATTTTAGTCTACTATGAAGAAATAAGCAGCAGGTGTTATACAGCACTAAGCCTTCAAATTAGCTGTCGAGACATCTATATGATGTCACTGTAAGACAGCTAAAAACTGTATTCACATCACACGGGAGGTATACACTACACTACAGCAAAGACAGTTTAtgaaaaaaaggcaaataatCATTACACACTTAATTATTATGGATGCAGTTTTTCCTGTGTGATGTGGAGGCAGCATGATGTTGTTCTGCAGTAGTATGCGGATGACATTAACCtcttagtttgtgtttttctatagTTGTAAGGATCAATTAGAGACTTGGACCGAAGCAGTAAGGACATTTAGTTTGAGGGTTATGACTGAGGTTCAGTTAGCATTAGGTTGAGCTCTGGCCAGGCTTTGGGGTTAGACATTTAGTTTAGGTGTTTGAGGCCAGGGTCTGCATAATGTCAATAAGTGtcctcacagagacagaggtACAAGCACACATGTCTAATTTGAAGGTTTACATGTGCACATGTTCTTTTATTATAAATCAATATAATAGTGGGACGTACATTGATTAGATACATTTGATTTGTGCAGAGGGATGCTGTTGTTAAAGATAGGTGAACATGTGTCTCCTCTTGGTTGCTATTTAGAATTCATAACTTCTTCCAACTGGATTTTTATTCTCAAGCCAACCCcatgtttttttgtgatggtATGCTGCTAAATTTTAGTTTCCTTATTTGGTGACAGCTGACATTCTCCATTCAGTTGCACTGTTAATGTGCAAATGTACAGTGTACATGATATGTTGAACATTGTTTTTCATAGCTTTGTATACTGTGAAACCAGCTGCAACCTCAGTATGTGAATGTTGGACTCCATGCAGTAACTGGATGGTTTTGACAGATGCTCTTTTCATACAATAAGATGATGGTTTTATGCAAGATCCTGGCTTTTCCTTTGAGGCCTTAATTTCTATTATCTAATATCCAAGGTGGTGTTTTCTCTTCAGGGCTGTCTTTCTTTATAACCATTTCTACTGCTACCCTTTTGTTATTCCTCATCGTTTTTGTTTAGATCAATTCAAGTTGCCTGTCTTCTCTAGGTTTTTAATCAGCAATTAACATTAACTGCCACCTGTAACCTGTTATATGACACTGTTGGAAATTTTAACTAGTTTGTCGGTTTATTTGTTTAGAGTGAATTGATTACAGACTGTTGTCAGTATTTTTGACAAACCCAAACATGACCTTTGCTAGATCTTTTCCAATCTCTTTGAATGATATGTAGTTTGCTTTGTTAGTTTTATTCCCAAGTCTTTGTAGCCGTTCAATCTTTTTGACCAAATACAGGttgctcattttttttttttaagtgtgaatATGATGTTTCGTTGATGGTGTTAAGTGTGTTGCCCTGTATATCAGTCACAACATTCAAACCAGTTAGTGGTTTGAATGCTGACAGGTCCCGTATACAGTCTCCGTGCATGCCATCaggttttattgttgtatttttgttgGCTAATTGAGTCCCACAGTCTTTATGCTATTTGTTGCTTGTGGAAGTGGACATGTGCTTTTGAATTAACATCACACATATACAACTTTCATATACATCTAATTTATTCTTTGTTAAAAGTAATGCCAGTAATGACTTGACCTGCTGAATCAGCTGACACCACTAACAGGACTTTATTTAATGTTGAGCACAAGTCTCTTCTCCACATGATTTGACTTAAATTTGGAATTAATATTTACTTTAGTAACTTtgttttgattaaattaatagTAAACCAATATGCAGTTAATTCAATTAAGACACTGGAGCTACCACACAGTGAACTTGGAGCAGTTTCCAGCTTCACCTAGTAAACAATCAAATTTTTTAGCATAAATGGAACAGAAACAAGACAGCTGGTAAAAATCCAGGGAGAATCTGTGGAGCAAAGACAGAGTAATAGAGCCTGGACATGATCAGAAACTTCTACTTCTCTAGCATTGATGAACTTGAACAGCTGTACACTAGCCATGCTGGAATCAATCATTAAAACCAGTTCGCTTAAAGTTAGTGGACCAGTTGTTCTATTAACTGTCATTGATACACAATAGACTGCCTTTGAACAAGGGTTAGGAGCCTTTTAACTTATGCAATGGTATGGAAAACAGACAGCAAGCTTCATAATCATCTCCTCAAAGAAGTTTTTAAACCCCTGAAACCAAAGATGGCTTGAATTCTTCCCATTGTACATCACCAGCTACTCTTCAGTCCAGTAGTTTACTTCCATATGAACAGTTAGCTTCCTGATGCATGTAAATATGCAGCAAACCAATCTGAAGTTAGAATGCAGAAGTTTCTAGTTTAAGTTTAAGTAAAATATCATATCTAAAAATGGGAAATTGCCGTAATTAGAGAATGAGTAGACATTAATTACAGCACAGTTTGATTGTTAAGAGCAGGTTACAGACGTTCAGTACAATTAAGACCAACAAAGGGACAGGAGTATTTTCCAGACAGTGACCATGATAACCATTAACTGAGGACATTAgagaaatatgatttatttccCCATCTTATTTCATTAACAATTTTGAATAGAATGTCTTCAGATTATGCACCAAGATGAGATAATTCCCTTTCTGCACCTGTAATTTCTTAAAATGTCGCTTCATTGAGACTGATTTTATCAACAACGGAGGAAACTCGGCTCATCTcactgtacatactgtatgttcTGTATATGCACAATCCCCTGAGATAAGAAAAATGAAACAATTTTTGCAACAACAAAGACTTGATGGAGTGGAAAATCAAAGCAGTTAATTGAAATGTGTGGCTGATGCAGGAAGAAATGGAGTTGTGTTAACCCCATGGCCTTGTTGTTAGTGCTGTACATTTTggagaatttttatttttttatggttGTGTAATTTAGCTCCTTGAGGACAGGACTTATATGTGGTTCTGTAACTGCATCTTACACTGTGACCTTAATAAATTCAGTCTGGGTATTTTCACTTCTGTTTCAAACTAGTTTGCATCAACACTAATCCATCTCGACTGGAGACACTGATACAACTGTCTTGTTGTCTGATCTTACAGACAATAAACGGGTTTCCTGGGTGTCTTGTTGTGTTGGGGAAAAATCCAAAACAGGTGATTTAATGTGAACTGTTAAATACAACACTACATTTTTTTCCCGACACATGCAGACGGAACTGTCTCAGGGCAAATTCAGCCTTTTACATCAGACTCACAGGAAGCACCAAAGACGAACTGTTCTAACCTTCTGATGTCATACCAACTCAAACATGCTCAGTTTTTCCAGTTTGGACCACTGTGAAAAAATAGGTGGCCTCCAAGGACCCGCTCtccatataacatatataatatacagtattaagatacaaagggcccattctagggtaaacaGGCCGAGAAATGTGGAGAATGTTAAGCCCCAACACTAAAAGAAGATCAAGTAACTAATAAACGTAGCTGTTCAGTTGATGCATATGTCCGACCTGCTACCACCAGGAAAAGCCAAgggaaaatgaatgaaatacccATGCAATGTCCAAATGAGGAGATGTGGAGTCCTGCAGTCAATTTTGACAAACAGGGAGATTCACTTTTTTAGTCATGAGCAACTTCCCTAAATAGGTTATaaagtaaatggtttgtattcatatagcatttttctggtcttgatgaccactcaaagcactttacagtacagtacattACAGTACATCTATCCAAAGCCAGTTAACAGCAGTAGCCTTTAAGTACTTCCTCCTTCATGAAGCTTATAATGTTCAGTTTTAGCTGAAACTGAATGGTCTTTTTGATGAACTTGGATTTCTTTGGAAGATGTAGTTCATGGTGCTGTTCAACCTAGTTGCATTATATTGGGAAACATTTGTGGAACAGCACCACAAACTACATCGTCCAGACTGACcatgaaaaaaaagagtaaattactctatgcagcatcgttcatcactttcaaaaagttCCAATCTCGAATCTCGTTATTTTACCTCAATCTCATAATGCTGATTTACAATGAAAATTGTGATTTTGGTTATTCCTTAAGCGCATCCATTTTGCAGAATATGCATCACTACAGGCTGATACAGTTCATCCAGAAAATCCCTGAGTGATGCACGGGATGAAGCTTCATGTTTTGTAAGAGGGGGAGATGTGCACAGAAGACAGAAAGCCATGTAATTTTACTGTAAACAAGCCACTTTTATCTGTGTCATTTTTCTCTGATGGACAAACAcagaataattattttcatgaaataaaaatctTTCAACTGGAACGTTGTGATGATTTTTTGTGTCCTTTGTCTGCCCCTAGTGGTGAACAGTGGGAACTGCAATAAAACCGACAGCACTGACTTAATCCTCTGTTcagaaatgtaaataattaTGCAAATACCTGAGGAAAACCACGGAAACCACATGTATTTTAAGTGAATCCTAATCACATGAATCCATTCAATAAATGTGACAGTGGTCAGAGCTTCTTGTAAGAATAACTGCTTTTAGACTTTGTTAAGGGGTGTTATTTCCACTTTTTTAAGGCTGCCTATTGATTTCTATGCCTGGTGAATTAGAAGTAAAATTCGCATCTTGGAACTTCAGAGGGTTACAGACGGTCTGCAAGGTAACAAATTCAACactaatggtaaatggtctggaTTTGCATCCATGggcagctcttttttttttatctttgggttcggtatcttgcccaaggacacttccgCAAGCAGATGGGGACTAGATTCGAGTCGCTGAACTTCTGGTTATAGGATGACCGTTCTCAAGCCCCCTAGCCACAGCCTACCATGATGATTCTTCATTATTTTCTAACTAAACATTTAGTCTatcaataaaaagaaacaacagataCATCTGTTGTGAATGTAATCTGTAGTTGTAGGCCTGACACGCTTATCACTGTCATTCTATCTATATGTTtggtatatataataatgtaaaatgaaaCATCATACACACTGAGCCGTAGTCTATGTATTGAGCATTCATTTATTAGTAAGAGATTGACAGGTGCACATGCACATTATCATAGAAGGAAGGAACGAGTGAATCTCATCTGTTTACGAGAAACACAGCAGAATGAGATGTGTAGGGAGGGTGGGTTGACAGAGTGGCTGCTGTCATCAGCATCTTCAGCTGTGGCATCTACTGCTTCTTCTTGTAGTCCTCCAGGTGAGCCAGGATCCAGCCGGAGGGGCCCAGGATGGCCACAAACAGGGCTGTCAAAGCTATGAGCTGCTCCTGTGAGACATCAAAGGGATTGCTTAATAATACTACAATACATGTTTTAcacatcattacattacatttcatttagctgaagcttttatccaaaatgtcttacaataagtgcattcaaccatgagggtacaaaaaGTGCAATTTTCTTCAAGGAAGCCAAACTACAATGTGCTATATttaagtgctatataaatgctACTa
This window encodes:
- the tmem170a gene encoding transmembrane protein 170A, with the translated sequence MTDRYSEIGFVQQILGLNLVPRKNGTHRGNDTSLSDFSEMWYGVFLWAAVSSLVFHLPAALLSLATLRQHKMARFMPIAILLMGIVGPVCGGVLTSAAIAGVYKAAGKRMISLEALVFGVGQSFCVLIISFLRVLATL